A genomic stretch from Solanum stenotomum isolate F172 chromosome 8, ASM1918654v1, whole genome shotgun sequence includes:
- the LOC125873192 gene encoding ethylene-responsive transcription factor CRF4-like produces the protein MDHHNMLCPIKYTEHKRTIRKVTNIKPPKKVADVRKSSEYNPTIPRTVRISVTDPDATDSSSDEEELFGRKRVKRYISEISIETQSINDVKTVSTSNGKKRVAEALQAKQKALKGKEVVQLPADGTVRKFRGVRQRPWGKWAAEIRDPARRVRLWLGTYDTAEEAAMVYDNAAIKLRGPDALTNFITPPMKENPEVNVASNSGYESGDESHNLSSPTSVLRFRTSQSSEEAEVSEPILEETKVEMDVSEENCTILVEQPNSEQNVEHLECQGETLTITPDYSNEYLPTDVSFLDDFFNFADAEQTLFNDTTSFANDDLLTPSKYVPSWDFTNDFVLDPEICKFDDSFLDLGALEVDNYFKDIGDFSSVDVLMAL, from the coding sequence ATGGATCATCACAATATGCTTTGTCCAATCAAATATACCGAACACAAGAGAACAATCAGAAAAGTTACTAATATAAAGCCGCCTAAGAAGGTAGCGGATGTCCGGAAATCCTCGGAGTATAATCCTACTATTCCGAGGACTGTACGGATATCTGTTACTGATCCAGATGCAACTGACTCTTCAAGTGATGAAGAAGAGCTTTTTGGGCGGAAACGTGTGAAAAGATACATTAGTGAAATCAGTATTGAGACGCAATCAATTAATGATGTTAAAACTGTGAGTACTAGTAATGGCAAGAAACGAGTAGCTGAAGCTTTGCAAGCGAAGCAGAAGGCGTTGAAAGGGAAGGAAGTGGTGCAGCTACCGGCTGATGGAACTGTTAGGAAGTTCAGGGGTGTGCGTCAACGGCCGTGGGGGAAATGGGCTGCTGAAATCAGAGACCCAGCGCGTCGCGTTAGGCTCTGGTTAGGTACTTATGATACTGCTGAAGAAGCTGCTATGGTTTATGACAATGCAGCTATTAAGCTCCGTGGACCAGATGCTTTAACAAATTTCATTACTCCTCCAATGAAGGAGAATCCGGAAGTCAATGTGGCTTCGAATTCGGGCTATGAATCTGGTGATGAATCACACAATCTTTCTTCTCCCACCTCTGTTTTGCGGTTCAGAACTAGTCAATCCAGTGAAGAAGCAGAGGTGTCCGAACCAATTCTCGAAGAAACAAAAGTGGAAATGGATGTTTCAGAAGAAAATTGCACAATATTGGTGGAACAACCAAACAGTGAGCAAAACGTCGAACACCTTGAGTGCCAGGGCGAGACACTTACAATCACACCAGACTATTCAAATGAGTACTTACCCACAGACGTTTCCTTCTTAGACGATTTTTTCAACTTTGCAGATGCAGAACAAACACTATTTAACGACACAACAAGTTTCGCCAATGATGATTTGTTGACGCCATCCAAATACGTACCGTCTTGGGATTTCACCAATGACTTTGTATTAGACCCTGAGATTTGCAAATTTGATGATTCATTTCTAGACTTGGGTGCATTAGAAGTGGATAATTATTTCAAAGACATTGGAGATTTTTCCAGTGTTGATGTTCTAATGGCATTATAA